A window of the Candidatus Eisenbacteria bacterium genome harbors these coding sequences:
- a CDS encoding molybdenum cofactor biosynthesis protein MoaE, with protein sequence MAELVRTVIDTAAMIAAAARPDCGAVVLFLGTTRDHHEGHRVLRLEYEAYESMAQRALSELELDVTARFGVAACGIVHRLGSVAPSEASVAVVVTATHRSPAFEACRWAMDTLKRDIPIWKNEHFEDGESRWAEGTRLHPQRGVSDTEPL encoded by the coding sequence ATGGCCGAGCTGGTCAGGACGGTCATCGATACCGCGGCCATGATCGCGGCCGCGGCGCGTCCCGACTGCGGCGCGGTGGTGCTGTTCCTCGGCACCACGCGCGACCACCATGAGGGGCACCGCGTGCTGCGCCTCGAGTACGAAGCCTACGAGTCGATGGCGCAGCGAGCGTTGAGCGAGCTCGAGCTCGATGTGACCGCGCGGTTCGGGGTTGCCGCCTGTGGGATCGTTCATCGGCTCGGGAGCGTGGCGCCCTCCGAGGCGAGTGTGGCGGTGGTGGTGACCGCGACGCATCGGAGTCCTGCATTCGAAGCGTGCCGGTGGGCGATGGACACGCTCAAGCGCGACATCCCGATCTGGAAGAACGAACACTTCGAAGATGGCGAGTCGCGTTGGGCCGAGGGGACGCGCCTCCATCCGCAGCGCGGCGTGAGCGATACCGAGCCGCTCTAG